In Trichoplusia ni isolate ovarian cell line Hi5 chromosome 10, tn1, whole genome shotgun sequence, the genomic window CTGTATCTCTTGGACAGAAAGCTACTGTGGACATATTGCACAAGTTTCAAATGCATTTCATAATAAATGCAAAGGGAGCATCTCTCCATAATTGAAACAATTCACatgattattacattatatattcttgatctgtaaattaaacttaaggttTTAGCACCAACAGTTacaacataaaagaaaaaatactagaaGGCAATAATTCAGTTATTACACTTACATGCctaaaaatgcaacaaaaatattatgaactcatgatacaataataattcaataacaatttattcCATACATGGCTGTTGGAATTTCCAAAATCACAATAACTTCAATTAGGAGTCATCACAACacacaatgttttatattataagattataaCAGCCCTTGATTGAATAACCTGGGTCCAAACTCCCAAATCAATTTCATAACTTTACATATTGGTCCCTCATCATACAAACTCAGTTATTCAGGAGGAAAAGTATTTCTTCACTCGTAGGTCCCAGTTATCTTCCCACCTGGTCTCCCGGAATGTGGCTATCTCCTGTCTCATTCTCTCTGCTATCTTGTTCTGTTTCTCATTGTTAGGGAAACCCTGGAACCAGCCTATAATATCCTTGGCGAGTTCTTCGCTTGATTTGAAGGTGTAGCCGTTGACGCCATTTTCGACAAGCTCATCGAGGCTAATGACAAAACATTGAAAGTTGAatcttttcaaaatttatttaaaagaactaTAAAGTTGTAAGGTGGTTAGAAAAATACTTGTATTATCAAACATGagtttgtttatgtaaaataaaataaaataattgatctATGAATAGTTTCTTACCAGAGGAAATCAAAAGCACAAACAGGTAGACCAGCTCCAAACATATCCACAATCTTCATTGGGAGGTCCAGTCCTGAGGAGCTGGTGTGCAGACAAACACCAAGATCTGCACTAGCCACCATTTTCGGGTAATCTGCAGCCTCCAGCCATGGTGTGATCACACTGATGTGTTTCcactttcttttttcgattTTCTCGAGATATTGCTGTTTCATAGGACCTTTGCCAGTTATGACACATATTAACTTTGGAAGGCTGGACGATTCACCCTCTGAGAGAGAGTTATTCATAGTTTcataaactgaaacaaaaaggtcacattatttttctttaacacATTGTCCCAAAAcaataaagaagtaaaatagtttgtagtcataaacattattaaacattttgaatcCACCTTCATCAATATTATCTGCAGAACACTTACCCTGTAGGGCATCAAGTAATATGCTAAAGTCTTCATCTGGAGTCCAGCTAGTGCTACTGAACAGGATCCCAGGCCTATCAGGTCTCAGTTCTATCTGATTGTTTACTACATGAGTCAATGCTGTTCCGGTATTCTCTCCTGCAGACTGGTTCAGCTGTTCCCGGCCATGGTATGCAAATGTAGGATACTCTTGACTGAGCTTCAAGAACCATTCATGTTTCTCCTCTATAGATAGTGGGCGAAATATTTTAGGGGGTCTGTCGTAAAGAACTGTGGCCTGTctatgagaaaaaataaaaaaatactaagactTTCAATCAAAGGTTGGTGAAAAACCAATTGTAGGGTAGTTTCATGAATTCAAGTAGTATAGTTTCAGAATGGCTTTGGTTTTAACAGatggttaaataattaatattgatactCACCGAACATTCCAATGTGTCAATAGGTCCTCTTTCATTGAGTATGTAACACACAAATTATGGTCTGCAGCTTCACCAAAAAACCTCTCTATGTGCTTTGctattttaactaataaatgaTCCATAGATAGAGACATGGCCATGATAGAATATGCATAGTTGTGCCAGTCTATAATAAACTTAGCTCTACTAACTAAACAATAGAACCTACACACTGGTAATGTAGGGATCGCTGGAGGGTTCTGACATAGCAAATAATTACATTTGCCTGTTATAAACAGTGTACAGAGCAAACTCAGAGTCTGCCAAATAGCTTTGGCCATATATCTTAGCAGTCTAGGTAATGGGTTAAAGTCGAACGGATAAAGCTTCGTTATAGTTATTTGAGGGTGTTGCAATATTTCAATAAGAGGAGCCGTCTCTAAATAACCAATCATATTTACTTTTAGTCCATTATTTGCGAGCGATAACGCATGATATTGCATACGTGGACTCCGGCCGATATCACCCAAAACAACGACCTTTGCCACCTTTTTTTCCTCCGGTGGTGACATAGTTTTACACTTATGCGTTCACTTATCACAAGTCTTTGTTATAATTCTGCATTTAGCgggatttataatatttttttgctctgCCGGTAGCTAAAATAGGGGTTGTTTTCAAACATGTCATTTCACACAATTAGCTGTCAAAGCTCATCATGACACCTGTGTCAATCATTTGAGTACCTatcatagataatacatataattgtTTGAGTATTTTGAGCTTTGATTTTGTGTCATTTTCATatccaatattaatttatttcctttactaagttataaacatattcattacatttttaaatatatggaaaaaaaacaacgtaTATTACGTGCTACGGGGACAGGGCccaagcatttatttattattaacaaacaaaatgtagtCAAAAATTAAACCAAGTTAATAAAAGATTctttataggtattttatgaCGTTTTTCTAGCTGTCAATTATGTCTTATATTGTTTACATGTCAATGAgatattttcgtaaataaaattctttcataTATATAAGATGTCTAAGGTTTTGATGATAAGACATTTACCTGAAACATTATCTTTTCAAGACAAAGAGCAGCTTCTGAAGCACTTCGGGGCGGAAACAATTTGGGAAGCACGATCTAAACGAAATTACCTGTTTGCTTCTTTTAGTTCTGTAGAGAAAGCTAAAGCATCGCTGGTACGTCTTCATCAACTTGAAATAGCTCACAGAAGGTTGGTAGTGGAATTCTCTACTGATAAGGAACCAATAACAGATAAGAAACCTGAGTCAGATCAAAATTCGCAGACAACAAAGTTACTAAAAGAATTTTTGAAAGCACTAAATGCTTGGAATCCGTCAGTTGACTTCTACCAACCGCCACCAccacatttaaattacaaatatccTGATATTACTCCACAAATAGCTATAAATATCATCCATGCATTATTTACCCATAAACCTTTTTACACTCAAGCTTTGCATTTGATGAATAAGATGTGCCTGGATGTACCTTTTGAAGAAAATCAGAAATGTTTAGAGTTCTTCAAGGAGACGTTTCGGGAGTACTTTGTAGGTGACATACAACTCCCTCCACCATCTGTTAGTGAAACAGAATCAGAGATATCAAGTGCAGAGGATGACGGAGGAGTGGAACCAAAAGTACAGCCTTTAAGGAAACTAGTTACAAGGAAAAGAAAGCTGCCAGTACCTAAGCACAATCCTAAAAAGCTACAAACACTTCTCCCAGCTGCCAAGATAAAGAAATCCATTGTCAGccaagaggaaatatttgaagCAGTCAGTACAATTTTAGAACCAAAGAAAATAATGCTAAATGTCCATCAAGATGCTTTACAAAAGCCTACTGAAGAGCCAGAAATCATAGGAGAAATTGGAAAGTTCCAGAAAGAAGAACAACCAGCTGAAGTTGAGGAGACACCGGTAGCACCTGAACAACCAATCATAACTAGGAAGGAATTACTAAGGAATAGAATATCTTATAAAGACATGAAGGTTCTGCCTGTCTTTAAGAACTATCATCCTGGACAACCCTCAATGAGGTTGTACATCAAGAATTTGGCTAAGTCAGTGACTGAACAAGATGTCACCAGTATCTACAAGCAATATGTTAAAGGTCTAACAGATGAGGAGCTGACAGGCTTTGATGTGAGGGTCATGCAGGAGGGACGGATGAAAGGACAGGCCTTTGTGACCTTCCCTACAGTAAGGACAGCTGAAACTGCTCTAAATGAAACTAATGGGTACTTGCTTAAAGAAAAGCCAATGGTGGTTCAGTTTGCTAGGGCTGCCAATAAAAAGACTatagaataatattacttttattgaaCCTACTTTGAGTTGTTGCCCTTGTATTTCATATTCAACAAGATTTctcttttattactttatatattACTTTGTACACTAAAGGTAGAAGAAAAGATGTAGAACCATTTAAATCTTATATTTCCATCAATTCAATAGCATATGACATAGAATCCTCATCATTATCTATGACTTGACCGGACAATAGTTTGTTCAAGGTTGGTAATACTTCACTGACACTGTTCAGCTGCTTTATCAGGTCCATTACGACATTCACAGTGTTCTGCAGAACTGAAGTCACTTTCTCATCCTTGGTCATGAGATACTGCTGGTAGAAAGCATCCATCAATAATACATACCAGTCAAATATCTTGCTCTCATAATCTGTGTCCATAATTTTATCAGGATTATAGAGTAAATGTGCCATGTAGACCATTAGGAAGAGTGTGTCATCCAAGCTCAGACCATTCCTTAAATGAGGGATGATCAATGCATCACTGAATGATACTTGTAGTGTACTGTTTAGCAATTCTAACTTAGCATTTTGCACCATCTGTTCCTTCTTAGTGCTTTGTGCACAGAACAGGCTGGCAAATGCCTCACTGTCAGTCACATCTATGTTGCTTGGATTAACTAGTTTAATTGAATAACTTAATAAGGCTACTAAAACTGATTCTGGGATATCTTTGAACTCCATCATGGTCTGGTAGACAGTTCTGAAGTTAGATTTCTCTAGCAGGGGTGGTATGATTTTGGTGCATATACTTCTCTCTGTAAGACCTAATGGCAATAGACCTTTCATCTCAGAGTTGGTGGAAAATGGTGGTTCAGTGGGTGTATCCCACTTGGCTATCTCCATGTGCTCATGTTCTGTGATTTCATGAGACCCCAGAAGACTAGagagatttcttttgttttccagtACATATGGCAACATGCCAATGTGGTTTGAGGCTTCTAGAATGATGCGGTCATAGAAGCAGTATAGCTTTGCTCCTTCCGAATACATTTTCATTGGGTATCGGCAGGAGCCAACTCCAAGAACTATGTTGTAGGCTATTATGATAGCTCCATCCTGCTCTGTATTGCTTCCAAAAAGGATGAGATGGTCTTTTCCCATCCATGCAAGAGATACACTGGGGGAAGTCGATATCCAGGGTACAGTTCCTATTGTTTTCCAGTCTTTAAAGTTGTAGACTGACATTTTTGCATCACTCCCTGTAAATTGATAAACACATAATGATCAATAATTTTTAACTGCAATGTctaccattattatttaatttacaaacaacatAGTAACAATACtcacataaaacataaacagCATGATTTTCTTTAGTAGAAATAAACTTTCCAACAACATGAACATCATCTCGCCTGGTGATCTTGGTTTTAGTTAACTTTGATCTGTCCATATCACCCAGTTCATCTCGCAACTGGCAGTTTAGTATCTCATAACCGTCTTTGTTATTCTTTATAATGTAACAAATATAGTCTGTCTTGTTGACAGTGTAACAAGCTGCATCTACAATTGTGTCGGTTTCCTTTAACAGTGACTTGCTCTCATAGGTTTTCCGGTTGTCCAGAGCATATGGTAAAGCTGCACAGTTTCCATTGGCAAAGATTATGAGTGATGATTGATTGGTTCTTGGAAGCAGTCTCAGAATGTTTAGaggaaactaaaataaatgaaattaatttatttgttatttaaaacaatttttaactttacaaaaaGTATATGAACAcataccttatatttttttgacttaTCCAAATTGCTGTCAGAATCCTTCCatgtttttatgatattattgttgAAAACGCCTACATAGCATTCCTGTTCCTTATCGTAGATAACAGCAGACGTTATGTGGTCCTTTGAAGTCCAACCACCAACTTGCTTTTGATCTGAAAGCTAAATAACAACATAACCTTAACTATTCGTAATATAGAAGtatataaaagattatttttaaaccaggTATCAAggaagataataaaataataattattttgaatgctGTATTATATCAATAAGTATTTACCTGGTATTTGTTGACAACATTTCGTCCCAAAGTTACAATAACGTGTTTCGGCTCTTTATCTGCCGATACGCCAAGAAAACTTTTTTGGTCTATTAGTGGGCACAGAACGTAGTAGTTGTGTAACTTAGCCATACTTGAGAAAAAACACAAATCCAGGAACAATCTAAATCTAAAACTATTAAAGTATAACCGCGATCTCCTCGTGTCAACAATTCAACATGCGTCTGACATGACATTGACAGTGACAGAACTATGTTTTGAAACAAACTGACACAGTCGGGTCAGTCAGTCGTACCTACTGGTAGTCGGATGCAACGATTTTCTCTGCTCCATGCCGAAAAAATGCATCTCTATTtccataatttttaaattaaagatcaAAGAACGGTAACGATAACTTATAACTATATCCAGTCCAAGAAAAACAGATTTAGGGTGTTAGAGTATTGTCTTTGTGTTTGTCGTTGTGGACTGTGCTCTGCacgtacataatattatagGACATGAGTTTAGTGTTGTGAACTGTTGTGTTTGTGTACATTTTTGTAGGTGGACCGTGGTTAACCTGTCACTACTGTGAGCTGTGGTTGTGAGTTTTTGTTGCGATCGTCATATCGGGGTTCAAGGtcaaattcttattattattttgttaaaactgaAGTTTCTGTTATCCAATCGACCGAATTTATTACGTCATCGCTTCTACTACTTAAATTATACGGTTTGCTGTATCATTGCCCTATTTCGTAGTAGACACACAGTGCGCACGAACATGTCGACAGCCGGAAAAGTTATTAAGTGTCAAGCGGCCGTAGCATGGGAGGCCGGCAAGCCCCTATCCATCGAAGAGATCGAAGTAGATCCTCCGAAAGCCGGTGAAGTGCGTGTGAAGATTGTGTCGACTGGTGTCTGCCACACCGACGCCTACACGCTCTCCGGAAAGGATCCCGAGGGCGTGTTCCCCGTAGTGCTGGGACACGAGGGCGCCGGTGTCGTTGAAAGCGTCGGCGAGGGTGTCACCACCGTCAAGCCCGGAGACCATGTTGTGCCTTTATATGTACCGCAGTGCAAAACATGTGAATACTGCCTGAACCCCAAAACCAACCTGTGCCAGAAAGTGCGCATCACACAAGGCCAGGGCGTCATGCCCGACGGCACCCGCCGTTTCCGCTGCAAGGGACAGGAACTCTACCACTTTATGGGATGCTCCACCTTCAGTGAATATACTGTTGTTCTAGAAATTTCCTTGTGCAAAGTAAATGAGTCTGCAGAATTCGACAAAGTCTGCTTGTTGGGTTGTGGAGTGCCTACTGGTTATGGAGCAGCTCTGAACACAGCTCAAGTAGAGGCTGGATCTAACTGTGCTATATTTGGTCTTGGCGCTGTGGGTCTTGCTGTGGCTCTTGGATGCAAAGCAGCTGGAGCCAAGCGTATTATTGGAGTTGACATCAACCCTGCCAAATATGAGGTGGCTAAAAAGTTTGGAGTCAATGAGTTTGTTAACCCCAAGGACTATGAGAAACCTATCCAGCAGGTGCTGGTTGACCTGACTGATGGAGGTCTAGACTACACTTTTGAATGTATTGGTAATGTTAACACCATGCGCGCTGCTCTGGAGGCCTGCCATAAGGGATGGGGAGTGTCTGTTATCATTGGTGTAGCTGCAGCTGGTGAAGAGATCAGCACCAGGCCATTCCAGCTTGTGACAGGACGCACCTGGAAGGGAACAGCTTTTGGTGGATACAAGAGCAGAGATAATGTGCCAAAACTGGTTGAAGAATACTTGGCTGGCAGACTGCCACTGGATGCCTTTGTCACTCACAGCGTCCCTCTCTCAGAGATCAATGAGGCATTCCACTTGATGCACATTGGTAAATCCATCCGTGCCGTGGTACAGttgtaatattaagtaaaccatatttttgtaagcatttatgttattgtttctGTTACTGCATTTGTAAGTGATATTCTGTCAAACACTATATccaatatttatataaaccaAACCAAATTGATGCAAACctgtttttttactctttttctAAACAGTCCTTTCCTTCCAAAAGTGGGtaatcctaaaataaataatataaaaaaactgtttaagtGCAAGTCAGACTTGCACTTAAACAGTTCGGCTATTTAAGCCTAAAGAAAAACCAATTAGCACCAAAAAATGGTTTTA contains:
- the LOC113497863 gene encoding alcohol dehydrogenase class-3; its protein translation is MSTAGKVIKCQAAVAWEAGKPLSIEEIEVDPPKAGEVRVKIVSTGVCHTDAYTLSGKDPEGVFPVVLGHEGAGVVESVGEGVTTVKPGDHVVPLYVPQCKTCEYCLNPKTNLCQKVRITQGQGVMPDGTRRFRCKGQELYHFMGCSTFSEYTVVLEISLCKVNESAEFDKVCLLGCGVPTGYGAALNTAQVEAGSNCAIFGLGAVGLAVALGCKAAGAKRIIGVDINPAKYEVAKKFGVNEFVNPKDYEKPIQQVLVDLTDGGLDYTFECIGNVNTMRAALEACHKGWGVSVIIGVAAAGEEISTRPFQLVTGRTWKGTAFGGYKSRDNVPKLVEEYLAGRLPLDAFVTHSVPLSEINEAFHLMHIGKSIRAVVQL
- the LOC113497858 gene encoding uncharacterized protein LOC113497858 produces the protein MAKLHNYYVLCPLIDQKSFLGVSADKEPKHVIVTLGRNVVNKYQLSDQKQVGGWTSKDHITSAVIYDKEQECYVGVFNNNIIKTWKDSDSNLDKSKKYKFPLNILRLLPRTNQSSLIIFANGNCAALPYALDNRKTYESKSLLKETDTIVDAACYTVNKTDYICYIIKNNKDGYEILNCQLRDELGDMDRSKLTKTKITRRDDVHVVGKFISTKENHAVYVLWSDAKMSVYNFKDWKTIGTVPWISTSPSVSLAWMGKDHLILFGSNTEQDGAIIIAYNIVLGVGSCRYPMKMYSEGAKLYCFYDRIILEASNHIGMLPYVLENKRNLSSLLGSHEITEHEHMEIAKWDTPTEPPFSTNSEMKGLLPLGLTERSICTKIIPPLLEKSNFRTVYQTMMEFKDIPESVLVALLSYSIKLVNPSNIDVTDSEAFASLFCAQSTKKEQMVQNAKLELLNSTLQVSFSDALIIPHLRNGLSLDDTLFLMVYMAHLLYNPDKIMDTDYESKIFDWYVLLMDAFYQQYLMTKDEKVTSVLQNTVNVVMDLIKQLNSVSEVLPTLNKLLSGQVIDNDEDSMSYAIELMEI
- the LOC113497859 gene encoding chitobiosyldiphosphodolichol beta-mannosyltransferase, with translation MSPPEEKKVAKVVVLGDIGRSPRMQYHALSLANNGLKVNMIGYLETAPLIEILQHPQITITKLYPFDFNPLPRLLRYMAKAIWQTLSLLCTLFITGKCNYLLCQNPPAIPTLPVCRFYCLVSRAKFIIDWHNYAYSIMAMSLSMDHLLVKIAKHIERFFGEAADHNLCVTYSMKEDLLTHWNVRQATVLYDRPPKIFRPLSIEEKHEWFLKLSQEYPTFAYHGREQLNQSAGENTGTALTHVVNNQIELRPDRPGILFSSTSWTPDEDFSILLDALQVYETMNNSLSEGESSSLPKLICVITGKGPMKQQYLEKIEKRKWKHISVITPWLEAADYPKMVASADLGVCLHTSSSGLDLPMKIVDMFGAGLPVCAFDFLCLDELVENGVNGYTFKSSEELAKDIIGWFQGFPNNEKQNKIAERMRQEIATFRETRWEDNWDLRVKKYFSS
- the LOC113497860 gene encoding RNA-binding region-containing protein 3-like, which codes for MSKVLMIRHLPETLSFQDKEQLLKHFGAETIWEARSKRNYLFASFSSVEKAKASLVRLHQLEIAHRRLVVEFSTDKEPITDKKPESDQNSQTTKLLKEFLKALNAWNPSVDFYQPPPPHLNYKYPDITPQIAINIIHALFTHKPFYTQALHLMNKMCLDVPFEENQKCLEFFKETFREYFVGDIQLPPPSVSETESEISSAEDDGGVEPKVQPLRKLVTRKRKLPVPKHNPKKLQTLLPAAKIKKSIVSQEEIFEAVSTILEPKKIMLNVHQDALQKPTEEPEIIGEIGKFQKEEQPAEVEETPVAPEQPIITRKELLRNRISYKDMKVLPVFKNYHPGQPSMRLYIKNLAKSVTEQDVTSIYKQYVKGLTDEELTGFDVRVMQEGRMKGQAFVTFPTVRTAETALNETNGYLLKEKPMVVQFARAANKKTIE